In Hyla sarda isolate aHylSar1 chromosome 12, aHylSar1.hap1, whole genome shotgun sequence, a genomic segment contains:
- the GJC1 gene encoding gap junction gamma-1 protein, whose product MSWSFLTRLLEEIHNHSTFVGKIWLTLLIVFRIVLTVVGGESIYDDEQSNFKCNTEQPGCENVCYDAFAPLSHVRFWVFQIILVATPPLLYLGYAVHKIAKMEDRKDRKTRVRTLALRWKQNRVLEDVEDDNEEDPMMYPETEPDSERGKVSNNKRKHDGRRRIRADGLLKIYVLQLLVRTIFEVGFLAGQYFLYGFQVITKYECNKEPCPHIVDCFVSRPTEKTIFLLIMYGVSGLCLLLNVWEMLHLGFGTIRDALNNRGKQVDDSSSYNYPFSWNTPSAPPGYNIAVKPEQIHYTELTNAKMAYKQNRANIAQEQQYAYSEDNIPAELEHLHREVLLAQERLETAIQAYSSHNKPPSTKEKRSKEGSSKSSVSSRSGDGKKTVWI is encoded by the coding sequence ATGAGCTGGAGTTTCTTGACACGTCTGTTAGAGGAAATCCATAACCATTCAACATTTGTTGGAAAAATTTGGCTGACCTTACTTATAGTGTTCCGCATTGTTCTGACTGTTGTAGGAGGAGAATCCATTTACGACGATGAACAGTCTAACTTTAAGTGCAACACTGAACAGCCCGGTTGTGAGAATGTTTGCTATGATGCCTTTGCGCCCCTTTCCCATGTTCGCTTCTGGGTATTTCAGATTATCTTGGTGGCCACTCCACCTCTATTGTACTTGGGCTATGCTGTTCACAAAATTGCAAAGATGGAGGATCGCAAAGACAGAAAGACAAGGGTTAGAACCTTAGCTTTACGCTGGAAACAAAATCGTGTTCTTGAAGATGTAGAAGATGACAATGAAGAGGATCCCATGATGTATCCAGAGACCGAACCAGATAGCGAGAGAGGAAAAGTGAGCAACAACAAGAGAAAACATGATGGACGAAGACGGATAAGAGCTGACGGATTGCTTAAAATTTATGTTCTTCAATTGTTGGTTAGAACCATTTTCGAGGTTGGATTCTTGGCTGGCCAATATTTCTTGTATGGATTTCAAGTAATAACAAAATACGAATGCAACAAGGAACCCTGCCCGCATATCGTAGACTGCTTTGTATCTCGGCCCACTGAGAAGACAATCTTCTTGTTGATTATGTATGGGGTAAGCGGTCTGTGCCTGCTTCTGAATGTTTGGGAGATGCTTCATCTTGGATTTGGGACAATAAGGGATGCACTTAATAACCGGGGAAAACAAGTGGATGATTCGTCTTCCTACAATTATCCTTTCTCATGGAACACGCCTTCAGCTCCCCCTGGATATAATATAGCTGTGAAACCAGAACAGATCCATTACACAGAACTTACAAATGCCAAAATGGCTTATAAACAGAATAGGGCCAACATTGCTCAGGAACAGCAGTATGCGTATAGTGAAGACAATATTCCTGCTGAACTAGAACACCTCCACCGAGAAGTCCTTTTGGCTCAGGAACGTCTAGAAACTGCCATCCAAGCTTACAGTAGCCATAACAAACCACCTTCCACCAAAGAGAAGAGGTCCAAGGAAGGCTCAAGTAAAAGCAGTGTCAGCAGCCGGTCTGGAGATGGAAAGAAAACTGTGTGGATATAA